The Solibacillus daqui genome has a segment encoding these proteins:
- a CDS encoding response regulator transcription factor → MLETAIKKQIQSISSVSSHYEKQILAVRGFMDIFNFSRVSLYFYSTLSKVGEGILCIDQQGVSSLQEWRDDVRNMPPIYSAIKERTPKHIDSQSIHQIPVKFTNGVTTELIVVPISYSSHVVGYACMGSTDSFIVKDNLLESLAMYGQHLGQIFGEDDYPGYSKKISKREIDVLQRMSWGESTKIMAVSLGISEFTVQDYVQSAIRKLEVLNRVQGVAEALRRGIIQ, encoded by the coding sequence ATGCTTGAAACAGCTATAAAAAAACAAATCCAATCAATTTCATCCGTTTCTTCTCATTATGAAAAACAAATACTTGCCGTCCGCGGTTTTATGGATATTTTTAACTTTTCACGTGTAAGTCTCTATTTCTATTCGACATTAAGCAAAGTCGGTGAAGGGATATTATGTATCGATCAACAGGGGGTATCATCCTTACAAGAGTGGAGAGATGATGTTCGAAACATGCCTCCTATCTATTCAGCGATAAAGGAAAGAACGCCTAAGCATATCGATTCCCAATCAATTCACCAAATACCGGTAAAATTCACCAATGGCGTGACAACTGAACTTATAGTAGTTCCCATTAGCTATAGCTCCCACGTAGTTGGCTATGCCTGCATGGGAAGTACGGATTCTTTTATAGTTAAGGATAACCTTCTGGAATCTCTTGCTATGTATGGACAACATTTAGGGCAAATATTTGGAGAAGATGACTATCCTGGCTACTCCAAAAAAATTAGTAAACGGGAAATTGACGTATTGCAAAGAATGTCTTGGGGTGAAAGTACGAAAATAATGGCTGTATCTCTTGGTATTAGCGAATTTACTGTTCAGGATTACGTACAATCCGCCATTCGAAAACTCGAGGTGTTAAATCGAGTGCAAGGTGTAGCCGAAGCTTTGCGTAGAGGTATTATCCAATAA